One region of Mucilaginibacter sp. 14171R-50 genomic DNA includes:
- the fabF gene encoding beta-ketoacyl-ACP synthase II produces the protein MEFKRVVVTGLGALTPIGNTVPEYWNSLINGVSGAALIKSFDVEKFKTKFACEVKNFDAEAFLGRKEARKLDPFVQYALFSTEEAVKDAGLDFEKLDTSRIGVIWGSGIGGLKTFLDEVVNFAKGDGTPKFNPFFIPKMIADIAPGHISIKYGLRGPNFTTVSACASSNNSLIDAFNYLRLGKANMFITGGSEAIINEAGIGGFNAMHALSTRNDDPATASRPFDLDRDGFVAGEGAGTIILEELEHALKRGAKIYAEMVGGGMSADAYHMTAPHPEGLGASLVMKAALEDAGLTPADIDYVNVHGTSTPIGDPQEVKAITDAFGDRIYDINISSTKSMTGHLLGAAGAVEAIASILAIQNDIIPPTINHFTDDPAFDPKINFTFNTAQKRVVNVAQSNGFGFGGHNASVIFKKYQQ, from the coding sequence ATGGAGTTTAAAAGAGTTGTAGTAACCGGGCTTGGAGCGCTTACTCCAATTGGTAATACTGTTCCGGAATATTGGAACAGCCTTATTAATGGGGTAAGCGGCGCTGCCTTAATCAAAAGTTTTGATGTTGAAAAATTCAAAACTAAATTTGCCTGCGAAGTAAAGAATTTTGACGCGGAAGCGTTTTTGGGCCGCAAAGAGGCCCGCAAACTCGACCCGTTTGTTCAATACGCTTTATTTTCGACAGAAGAAGCCGTTAAAGATGCAGGTTTAGATTTCGAGAAACTGGACACCAGCCGTATTGGTGTTATCTGGGGATCGGGCATTGGCGGTTTAAAGACATTTTTAGACGAGGTTGTAAACTTTGCCAAAGGCGACGGTACACCTAAGTTTAATCCTTTCTTTATCCCCAAAATGATAGCCGACATTGCACCAGGCCATATATCTATTAAATATGGCTTGCGCGGGCCAAACTTTACTACGGTATCCGCTTGTGCTTCATCAAACAATTCGCTTATTGATGCTTTTAACTACCTGCGCCTTGGTAAAGCAAACATGTTTATTACCGGCGGGTCCGAAGCTATTATAAATGAAGCGGGTATTGGTGGTTTTAACGCAATGCATGCCTTATCAACCCGCAACGATGACCCTGCAACTGCCTCTCGTCCGTTTGATCTGGACAGGGATGGTTTTGTGGCCGGCGAAGGTGCAGGTACTATTATTTTAGAAGAATTGGAGCACGCCCTAAAACGCGGTGCAAAAATTTATGCTGAAATGGTTGGCGGCGGCATGAGCGCCGATGCTTACCACATGACAGCCCCCCACCCCGAAGGTTTAGGTGCATCGCTGGTTATGAAGGCAGCGTTAGAAGACGCAGGTTTAACACCCGCCGATATCGATTACGTTAACGTACACGGTACATCTACCCCAATTGGCGACCCCCAGGAAGTAAAAGCTATAACAGATGCTTTTGGCGACAGGATATACGATATCAATATCAGCTCAACAAAATCAATGACCGGCCACTTACTTGGTGCGGCAGGCGCTGTTGAAGCAATTGCCTCGATATTGGCAATTCAGAACGATATTATCCCGCCAACCATCAACCATTTTACCGATGACCCGGCTTTTGACCCTAAAATTAACTTTACATTTAACACCGCTCAAAAACGCGTTGTTAATGTAGCACAAAGCAACGGTTTTGGCTTTGGCGGTCATAATGCATCGGTAATATTTAAAAAGTACCAGCAATAA
- the nadD gene encoding nicotinate (nicotinamide) nucleotide adenylyltransferase, giving the protein MKIGLLFGSFNPIHIGHLIIANYMANHTALDKVWLVVSPQNPLKKYGDLINTYDRLEMAKLATDNATNIEVSDVELRLPQPSYTIDTLTHLKEKYPQHEFALIMGSDNLATIHKWKNYKVILRDYQIFVYPRPGYENAEFASHPSVTITMTPLMELSATFIRKSIAEKKNVQYFVPDAVLKFIESKSLYR; this is encoded by the coding sequence ATGAAAATAGGTTTACTATTCGGTTCGTTTAATCCTATACATATAGGGCATTTAATTATTGCCAATTATATGGCCAACCACACTGCGCTTGATAAGGTATGGCTGGTGGTATCGCCGCAAAACCCCCTTAAAAAATATGGCGACCTGATAAACACTTACGACAGGCTGGAGATGGCTAAACTGGCCACGGATAATGCAACCAATATTGAAGTTAGCGATGTCGAACTCAGGTTACCGCAGCCATCATACACTATTGACACCCTTACACATTTAAAAGAAAAGTACCCGCAGCACGAGTTTGCCCTTATAATGGGTTCAGACAACCTGGCTACTATACATAAATGGAAAAATTATAAGGTAATACTGCGCGATTATCAAATATTTGTATACCCGCGCCCGGGGTATGAAAATGCCGAATTTGCATCGCATCCCTCGGTAACTATAACCATGACCCCATTGATGGAACTGTCGGCAACCTTCATTCGTAAATCCATAGCCGAGAAAAAGAATGTGCAATATTTTGTACCTGATGCTGTTTTAAAATTTATAGAAAGCAAAAGCTTGTACAGGTAA
- a CDS encoding pyridoxal phosphate-dependent aminotransferase, translating to MKVSVLAQNLHGSEIIKIAGEINELKKQGQNIANLTIGDFDADIYPIPTELKDGIVDAYNRNQTNYPPADGMLSLRESVSAFLKNRMGLEYAANQILISGGSRPLIYSTYLALVDPGDKVVFPTPSWNNNHYCDLTGAEAVLVETRAENNFMPTAAEIAPHLKGATLLALCSPLNPTGTMFGKKDLEEICDLVIAENKSRGADEKPLYLLYDQIYSQLTFGAYKHYDPVTLRPELKDYTVFIDGGSKCFAATGVRVGWGFGPAEIITNMKAIVGHMGAWSPKAEQVAMAEYLKNDGYVNAYLGKLKDNIQASLSTLHEGFQALKAEGFNVDSIEPMGAIYLTVRVDYTGKTTPDGKVLANSADVNFYLIKEAGVAFVPFSAFGTGEEITWFRASVGASTLAEIQQMIPRIREALAKLK from the coding sequence CCTAACCATTGGCGATTTTGATGCTGATATTTATCCCATACCAACCGAACTTAAAGATGGTATTGTAGACGCGTATAACCGCAACCAAACTAACTATCCACCTGCCGATGGCATGCTCAGCCTGCGCGAAAGCGTTTCGGCTTTCCTGAAAAACCGGATGGGTTTGGAATATGCCGCTAACCAGATACTGATTTCAGGCGGCTCGCGCCCGCTTATATATTCTACCTACCTGGCATTGGTTGATCCGGGCGATAAGGTAGTTTTCCCTACGCCCTCATGGAACAATAATCATTACTGCGATTTAACAGGTGCCGAGGCTGTTTTGGTAGAAACCCGTGCCGAAAATAATTTTATGCCAACGGCCGCCGAAATTGCGCCGCATTTAAAAGGCGCTACCCTGCTGGCATTATGCTCGCCGCTAAACCCAACGGGTACCATGTTTGGTAAAAAGGACCTGGAAGAGATATGCGACCTGGTGATAGCCGAAAATAAAAGCCGCGGCGCGGATGAAAAACCTTTGTATTTATTATACGATCAGATCTATTCGCAGCTTACCTTTGGCGCATACAAACATTATGACCCGGTAACCCTGCGCCCCGAACTAAAGGATTACACGGTATTTATTGACGGTGGATCCAAATGTTTTGCGGCTACCGGCGTACGTGTGGGCTGGGGTTTTGGCCCGGCAGAAATAATAACCAACATGAAAGCCATTGTGGGCCACATGGGGGCATGGTCGCCTAAGGCCGAGCAGGTGGCCATGGCCGAATACCTGAAGAACGACGGCTATGTTAATGCATACCTTGGTAAGCTAAAAGATAATATCCAAGCCAGCTTAAGCACCCTGCACGAGGGCTTTCAGGCGCTAAAAGCAGAAGGTTTTAATGTAGATTCGATTGAGCCGATGGGTGCCATTTACCTAACCGTTAGGGTTGATTATACCGGTAAAACCACGCCCGATGGCAAAGTGCTGGCAAACAGCGCCGATGTGAATTTTTACCTGATCAAAGAAGCAGGCGTAGCGTTTGTGCCATTCTCAGCATTTGGTACCGGCGAAGAAATTACCTGGTTCAGGGCATCGGTAGGGGCAAGTACCCTGGCCGAAATACAGCAAATGATACCGCGTATCCGCGAAGCGCTGGCGAAATTGAAATAG
- a CDS encoding YicC/YloC family endoribonuclease, producing the protein MIKSMTGYGIASFDSGRIKYTVEIKSLNSKFLELSLRLPKIFSEKEFQLRNDCSKQIERGKVNLSINVEQANASVKAAGIDRDLLKHYYNQLKSVSDELNEPGGNLLQLALGLPEVVKYEEDTVSDDEWKLVEKTFQQAMAAFQQFRADEGKVLEQDIKMRIGIILKNLELVEVEEPKRVPVIRERLNQFLSEAVGADSIDKNRFEQELIYYIDKLDITEEKIRLKAHCEYFIETLKNADANGKKLGFISQEIGREINTLGSKANDANMQKLVVGMKEELEKIKEQLLNVL; encoded by the coding sequence ATGATAAAATCCATGACAGGGTATGGAATTGCCAGTTTTGACTCCGGCAGAATAAAGTATACCGTCGAGATCAAATCCCTGAACAGTAAGTTTCTTGAGCTTTCCCTGCGATTACCAAAAATATTTTCTGAGAAAGAATTTCAGCTGCGTAACGATTGCAGCAAGCAGATAGAACGTGGTAAGGTAAATCTTTCTATCAACGTAGAACAGGCAAACGCCAGCGTAAAGGCAGCTGGCATAGACCGCGATTTGCTTAAACACTATTACAACCAGCTAAAAAGCGTAAGCGACGAACTTAACGAACCGGGCGGCAACCTGCTGCAGTTAGCCTTAGGATTGCCCGAGGTGGTTAAATACGAAGAAGATACCGTATCTGACGATGAGTGGAAACTGGTTGAAAAAACCTTTCAGCAGGCTATGGCTGCTTTTCAGCAGTTTAGGGCAGACGAGGGTAAGGTTTTAGAACAGGACATTAAGATGCGCATTGGCATCATCCTTAAAAACCTGGAACTGGTTGAGGTTGAAGAGCCGAAACGCGTACCCGTGATCCGCGAGCGTTTAAACCAGTTTTTAAGCGAAGCCGTGGGTGCAGATAGTATTGACAAAAACCGCTTTGAGCAGGAACTGATATATTACATTGACAAGCTTGATATAACGGAAGAGAAGATACGCCTGAAAGCGCATTGCGAATATTTTATAGAAACGCTGAAAAACGCCGACGCGAACGGTAAAAAACTGGGTTTTATTTCGCAGGAGATAGGTCGCGAGATAAACACCCTCGGCTCAAAAGCTAACGACGCCAACATGCAAAAACTTGTGGTGGGCATGAAAGAAGAACTTGAAAAAATTAAGGAACAATTACTAAATGTGTTGTAA
- a CDS encoding FAD-dependent monooxygenase — translation MISVPQHTSVLIVGAGPSGLMMAAQLLRNGVQPVIIDIKQGPTNQSKALAVQARSLEIYRQLGIVDKIISEGKQAGGLAFNMGGEQLVSISLKDMGEPQTLFPFIHLYPQSKNERALLEYLTTACCPVYWETTLISLTRNNNTLQVSMQNGNTTFKLSCDYIIGADGAHSVVRKQLGIPFTGDTYQHKFYLADIELASAMDGRQVNLFVGKSGFAGFFPMPQEGSFRVVASLPDGLEDREYLQLSDVLPELENITRAKIEVDHINWFTTYKLHHRMAEKFSDGRCFLIGDAAHIHSPVGGQGMNTGLQDAYNLGWKLAAVVNGQIKEDILGSYAAERVPVAKDLLNTTDHMFNVITSRSWFSGLLKRYVIPNALKLVWKNESMRGYFFKQVSQTGISYRDSKINLQLGHSGKIKAGDRLPYLEIYDEKKKAKTDIHAWCNKPGFTLITLGEIKESFLFTLAKWITQDYNGNINFFHLPPSENNQHIFDVFEVKTGARKALIIRPDMHIGYINDAVDIEMMNNYLRNIVGFIS, via the coding sequence ATGATAAGCGTGCCCCAACATACCAGCGTACTGATAGTTGGCGCCGGGCCGTCGGGGTTGATGATGGCCGCGCAATTACTTCGTAACGGTGTTCAGCCCGTGATTATTGATATCAAGCAAGGCCCCACCAATCAATCAAAAGCATTGGCGGTGCAGGCCCGTTCGCTTGAGATCTATCGGCAACTGGGCATTGTGGATAAGATCATTAGCGAAGGCAAGCAGGCGGGCGGCCTGGCTTTTAATATGGGTGGCGAGCAACTCGTGTCGATATCGTTAAAAGACATGGGCGAACCCCAAACGCTGTTCCCTTTTATACACCTGTATCCGCAAAGCAAGAACGAACGCGCACTGCTGGAATACTTAACCACAGCATGCTGTCCCGTTTATTGGGAAACGACACTCATCAGCCTTACACGCAATAATAATACGCTACAAGTTAGTATGCAAAATGGCAATACTACCTTCAAGCTCTCCTGCGATTATATTATAGGTGCCGATGGAGCGCACAGTGTGGTTCGCAAGCAACTGGGCATTCCTTTTACCGGGGATACTTACCAGCATAAATTTTACCTTGCAGATATTGAACTGGCAAGTGCCATGGATGGCAGGCAGGTGAACCTTTTTGTAGGCAAGTCCGGCTTCGCCGGTTTTTTCCCCATGCCCCAGGAAGGTTCCTTCAGGGTAGTTGCCAGTTTACCTGACGGACTGGAGGACAGGGAGTATCTGCAATTGAGCGATGTGCTGCCCGAATTAGAGAACATCACCAGGGCGAAGATAGAGGTTGACCATATTAACTGGTTTACCACCTACAAATTGCACCACCGCATGGCCGAAAAATTTAGCGATGGCCGCTGTTTCTTAATTGGAGATGCCGCGCATATCCATTCGCCGGTAGGCGGGCAGGGCATGAATACGGGTTTACAGGACGCGTATAACCTTGGCTGGAAACTGGCCGCGGTTGTTAATGGTCAAATAAAAGAGGATATACTCGGTAGCTATGCTGCCGAACGCGTACCGGTTGCTAAAGATCTGCTTAATACTACCGACCACATGTTTAATGTCATTACCTCGCGCAGCTGGTTTAGCGGGTTGTTAAAAAGATACGTTATACCAAACGCCCTAAAGCTGGTGTGGAAAAACGAAAGCATGCGCGGATACTTTTTTAAACAGGTATCGCAAACCGGCATTAGCTATCGCGACAGCAAAATAAACCTTCAATTAGGGCATTCGGGTAAAATAAAGGCCGGGGACCGCCTACCATACCTGGAGATATACGACGAGAAGAAAAAAGCTAAAACCGATATACATGCCTGGTGCAACAAGCCGGGGTTTACCCTTATTACACTTGGCGAAATAAAAGAAAGCTTCCTGTTTACCCTGGCCAAATGGATCACGCAGGATTACAACGGCAATATTAATTTCTTCCACTTGCCGCCGTCAGAAAATAACCAGCATATTTTTGATGTGTTTGAGGTAAAGACCGGTGCCCGTAAGGCACTCATTATCCGGCCGGATATGCACATTGGCTATATAAATGATGCCGTAGATATCGAAATGATGAATAACTACCTGCGCAACATAGTGGGCTTTATTAGTTAA
- the gmk gene encoding guanylate kinase, producing the protein MKEGKLVIFSAPSGAGKTTIVHHLLTQIPDLEFSISATTRPARGEEVHGRDYYFISKEEFLHRIAKKQFVEFEEVYSGTFYGTLRTEIERIWAKGKTVIFDIDVEGGMHLKRKYEDQALAVFVQPPSLEVLIERLTGRGTDSPEKLQERFAKAEKELNYAPQFDVILKNYDLETACKEAKELVTNFIGNSLQF; encoded by the coding sequence ATGAAAGAAGGTAAACTTGTTATATTCTCGGCCCCATCGGGTGCAGGAAAAACCACCATCGTACATCACCTGCTTACTCAGATACCCGACCTGGAGTTTTCCATTTCTGCTACTACCAGGCCCGCACGCGGCGAAGAAGTACACGGCAGGGATTATTATTTTATTAGCAAGGAAGAGTTTTTACACCGGATAGCCAAAAAGCAATTTGTTGAGTTTGAAGAAGTTTACTCAGGCACTTTTTACGGCACCCTGCGTACCGAAATAGAACGCATTTGGGCAAAAGGAAAAACGGTAATTTTCGATATAGACGTAGAAGGGGGTATGCACCTGAAGCGCAAGTATGAAGACCAGGCGCTGGCTGTATTCGTTCAGCCGCCATCACTTGAAGTTTTGATAGAGCGCTTGACCGGCCGTGGGACCGATAGCCCCGAAAAACTGCAGGAACGCTTCGCAAAAGCTGAAAAGGAGCTGAATTATGCCCCCCAGTTTGATGTTATCCTGAAAAATTACGATCTTGAAACAGCTTGCAAAGAGGCTAAAGAGTTGGTAACCAATTTCATTGGTAACAGTTTGCAGTTTTAA
- a CDS encoding tRNA-(ms[2]io[6]A)-hydroxylase, translated as MSEKTILKLQLPTDPLWVKNVVESNIEELLTDHAYCEQKAATNAITLIVQNPNLSDMVQEMIALAQEEMDHFKRVHEILLQRGFTLGRERRDNYVNELRKFIIVGGGREAQLIDRLLFSAMIEARSCERFKVLSENINDKELSEFYHELMISEATHYAMFLRLAKKHAVEIDVDARWAAFLAYEAQVIQNYGKGETIHG; from the coding sequence GTGAGTGAGAAAACGATCCTTAAACTTCAGTTACCAACCGACCCGTTGTGGGTTAAAAATGTGGTAGAAAGCAATATTGAAGAGCTTTTGACCGATCATGCTTATTGCGAACAGAAAGCGGCAACCAATGCCATCACGCTTATTGTGCAAAACCCAAACCTGAGCGATATGGTGCAGGAAATGATAGCCCTTGCCCAGGAAGAAATGGACCACTTTAAACGCGTACACGAAATATTACTGCAGCGCGGCTTTACGCTGGGCAGGGAGCGCAGGGATAATTATGTGAATGAGCTTAGAAAATTTATTATCGTAGGTGGCGGCCGCGAAGCGCAACTGATAGACAGGCTGCTATTTTCGGCAATGATTGAGGCACGCAGCTGCGAGCGTTTTAAAGTGCTGTCTGAAAACATAAATGACAAGGAGCTATCCGAGTTCTACCACGAACTGATGATCAGCGAGGCTACTCATTACGCCATGTTTTTACGCCTTGCTAAAAAACATGCTGTTGAAATTGATGTGGATGCCCGCTGGGCGGCGTTTTTAGCCTATGAAGCGCAGGTGATTCAAAATTACGGCAAAGGCGAAACCATACACGGCTAA
- the rnc gene encoding ribonuclease III: protein MPISRFYKLYLSPNRKYVKVLKNLLGFVPGNLSLYRLAFRHKSVAQNIKKGVKNSNERLEFLGDAVLGSVVAEVLFKLYPYEDEGFLTELRSKIVSRNNLNQLARKLGFDKLIEFDTKILNAGRQGSLLGDAFEALIGAVYLDKGYDFTRNFLVNHIIKSHIDIHTLEQTETNFKSKLIEWCQRHGKDISFDVIENQEGESTKLFTVQTSVDGEIMGSGKEFSKKNAEKLAAEKACTALGI from the coding sequence ATGCCTATTAGTCGCTTTTATAAGTTATACCTTTCGCCCAATAGAAAATATGTTAAGGTCTTAAAAAATTTGCTCGGTTTTGTACCGGGCAATTTGTCGTTATACCGGTTGGCGTTTCGCCATAAATCGGTTGCCCAAAACATAAAAAAGGGAGTAAAAAACAGCAATGAGCGCCTCGAATTTTTGGGAGACGCGGTATTGGGCAGCGTAGTTGCCGAAGTGCTTTTTAAGCTGTACCCTTACGAAGATGAAGGCTTTTTAACAGAGCTGCGATCAAAGATCGTAAGCCGTAATAACCTTAACCAGCTTGCCCGTAAGCTGGGTTTTGACAAACTAATAGAGTTTGATACCAAAATATTAAATGCCGGAAGGCAGGGCTCGCTGCTTGGCGATGCCTTTGAGGCGCTGATAGGCGCTGTTTACCTGGATAAGGGATATGATTTTACCCGCAACTTTTTGGTGAATCACATCATCAAATCGCATATTGACATTCATACCCTTGAGCAAACCGAAACCAATTTTAAAAGTAAACTGATTGAGTGGTGCCAGCGACATGGCAAGGACATTAGCTTTGATGTAATTGAGAACCAGGAAGGCGAAAGCACCAAGCTGTTTACTGTACAGACCAGTGTAGACGGCGAAATAATGGGCTCGGGCAAGGAATTCAGTAAAAAGAACGCCGAAAAACTCGCCGCCGAAAAAGCCTGTACAGCGCTGGGGATATAA
- a CDS encoding SAM-dependent methyltransferase codes for MAYGTLFLIPVPLADEAAAQSFTPYLVDTINSVKEYIVENEKTARRFLKLAGLKTPQSELVIHDYGKHNRDAGLKEFFKGLVAGNDVGLMSEAGCPGIADPGADIVAEAHRKGIKVVPLVGPSSILLALMASGFNGQSFTFHGYLPIDKMERSKRIKELESLAEKNKQTQLFIETPFRNDSMLQEVLKSCKPNTRLCIACDITAPTEFIKTMPIAEWQKQVPDLRKRPAIFLLFHA; via the coding sequence ATGGCCTACGGAACCCTCTTTTTGATACCTGTACCGCTTGCAGACGAAGCCGCGGCCCAATCTTTTACGCCTTACCTGGTAGATACCATTAATAGTGTAAAAGAATATATTGTAGAGAATGAGAAAACCGCCCGGCGTTTTTTAAAGCTGGCCGGGTTAAAAACCCCGCAAAGCGAGCTGGTTATCCACGACTACGGTAAGCATAACCGCGATGCCGGGCTAAAGGAGTTTTTTAAGGGGCTGGTTGCCGGAAATGATGTCGGCCTCATGAGCGAAGCAGGCTGTCCCGGTATAGCTGACCCCGGCGCGGATATTGTTGCCGAAGCTCACCGTAAAGGTATAAAGGTGGTGCCGCTGGTGGGGCCAAGCTCTATTTTACTGGCGCTGATGGCATCGGGGTTTAACGGGCAAAGCTTCACCTTTCATGGTTACCTGCCTATAGATAAAATGGAGCGCAGCAAACGCATTAAGGAACTGGAAAGCCTGGCCGAAAAGAACAAGCAAACTCAACTATTTATAGAGACGCCTTTTCGTAACGATAGCATGCTGCAGGAAGTGTTGAAAAGCTGTAAGCCAAACACAAGGCTTTGTATTGCCTGCGATATTACCGCCCCAACAGAATTCATCAAAACCATGCCTATTGCTGAATGGCAAAAGCAGGTGCCTGATCTGCGCAAGCGGCCAGCCATATTTTTATTATTCCATGCGTAA
- a CDS encoding four helix bundle protein, whose amino-acid sequence MGTYKDLLLYKKSFTLAMEIFSVTKQFPKEETYSLTDQIRRSSRSANICSIEAYRKRRYPNHFISKLSDADMENSETQGWLDFSLACKYITQETYKKLHSLSDEIGRIIYYMIENPGKFGAGE is encoded by the coding sequence ATGGGTACTTATAAAGATTTATTGTTGTATAAGAAAAGTTTCACTCTTGCAATGGAGATATTTTCTGTTACAAAACAATTTCCAAAAGAAGAAACTTACTCACTAACTGATCAAATAAGACGCTCATCGCGATCTGCAAACATTTGTTCTATTGAAGCATATCGCAAACGCCGATATCCGAATCATTTTATAAGCAAACTTAGTGATGCAGATATGGAAAACAGCGAAACACAAGGATGGTTAGACTTTTCGCTGGCATGCAAGTATATAACACAAGAAACGTACAAAAAGCTGCATTCTTTATCAGATGAGATAGGACGAATTATATATTATATGATCGAAAACCCAGGTAAGTTCGGTGCTGGCGAATAA